A window of Paraburkholderia bryophila contains these coding sequences:
- a CDS encoding dienelactone hydrolase family protein yields the protein MQAPGSAVTFPRPDGKKVEGYLALPKEENGAPAVIVLQEWWGLNDQIRGVADRLANAGYIALVPDLYRGESTVEEEEAHHLMTGLDFAEVASQDVAGAVQFLKAKSDRIAVMGYCMGGALTLLSLSHNPELAAGAVWYGFPPIEYIDASRIKAAVIGHWATQDAFFSIDTVGEIEERFREAKVDFEFHRYLAHHGFANETAVGNGRISRTQYDAAWSQQAWDRTLTFFGRTLWS from the coding sequence ATGCAAGCACCAGGATCAGCAGTCACATTTCCGCGTCCGGACGGAAAGAAGGTCGAAGGGTATCTGGCACTGCCCAAAGAGGAAAACGGAGCACCGGCGGTCATCGTCTTGCAAGAATGGTGGGGATTGAACGACCAGATTCGTGGCGTGGCCGATCGCCTGGCTAACGCGGGCTATATCGCCCTAGTTCCTGATCTGTATCGCGGCGAATCAACCGTTGAAGAGGAAGAAGCACACCACCTCATGACCGGTCTGGATTTTGCCGAAGTTGCCTCTCAGGATGTGGCCGGCGCGGTGCAATTTCTCAAGGCGAAGTCCGATCGGATCGCAGTAATGGGTTATTGCATGGGTGGTGCACTAACGTTACTGTCGCTGTCCCACAATCCGGAGTTGGCGGCCGGTGCCGTGTGGTACGGATTTCCGCCGATCGAGTATATTGATGCGTCCAGGATCAAGGCTGCAGTGATTGGACATTGGGCCACCCAAGATGCTTTCTTTTCCATCGATACGGTTGGCGAGATCGAGGAACGCTTTCGGGAGGCCAAGGTGGATTTTGAGTTTCACCGCTACCTCGCCCATCACGGGTTTGCCAATGAAACCGCAGTGGGAAACGGACGAATTTCGCGTACCCAGTACGACGCTGCCTGGTCGCAGCAGGCGTGGGATCGAACGCTAACGTTCTTCGGCCGGACACTTTGGTCGTAA
- a CDS encoding TetR/AcrR family transcriptional regulator — MTIVMYNIEVKRTHFGGRMKVSREQVAANRQSILEASGRLFRERGFDAVTVVEVMKAAGLTHGGFYGYFESKDDLIAQTLAHVLAQDDERPTNPIEYARAYLAPVHRDDVAGGCPTAALGAETIRQSRQARAAMTEGQRRTFERFSEGLPDATPEEARRAAIGSWAAMVGAMVLARLADDPKLSDEVLDQTYAWIRDKNTHTLSN, encoded by the coding sequence ATGACAATTGTCATGTATAATATCGAGGTTAAACGAACGCATTTTGGGGGAAGAATGAAGGTCAGTCGCGAACAGGTTGCCGCGAATCGGCAAAGCATCCTCGAAGCCTCGGGCCGTCTCTTCCGGGAGCGAGGTTTCGATGCCGTCACGGTCGTAGAAGTGATGAAAGCAGCCGGCCTAACGCATGGCGGGTTTTATGGCTACTTCGAGTCCAAAGACGACTTGATAGCACAGACCTTGGCGCATGTGCTCGCGCAGGACGATGAGCGTCCCACAAACCCGATCGAGTACGCTAGGGCATACCTTGCTCCGGTGCATCGTGACGACGTCGCCGGCGGCTGCCCGACTGCGGCGCTTGGCGCAGAAACCATCCGCCAATCTCGTCAAGCTCGCGCGGCAATGACCGAAGGGCAACGCAGAACATTTGAACGATTTAGCGAAGGCTTGCCTGACGCAACTCCCGAAGAGGCACGACGCGCCGCGATTGGAAGTTGGGCTGCAATGGTCGGCGCAATGGTGCTGGCACGGCTTGCTGATGACCCAAAACTGTCCGACGAAGTACTAGACCAAACTTACGCCTGGATTCGCGACAAAAATACTCATACCCTGTCGAACTGA
- a CDS encoding alpha/beta fold hydrolase has product MSVSHVTAPTQFVEVDGVRYAYRRWGKKGTTPLFFIQHFRGGMDHWDPLMTDGLAEGREVILYNGRGIASSSGAPRNRFEDMADDIASVIRALGIEKVDIVGFSIGGFQAQEVALRHPELVRKLLLLGTGPRGGDPWIDPGMAEIAPKPVHNAEDFLFLFFGRSEQARKAGLEFWERRHQRKDADPLSSPEVAAAQWDGYQAYMVPIGGDKPYEHLKAIKQPTLVVNGIEDIMISTVNSFYLGQNIPDSQVILYPDAGHGSHFQYPERFLKHAIQFLDE; this is encoded by the coding sequence ATGTCTGTCTCGCATGTCACAGCACCGACCCAATTTGTCGAAGTCGACGGAGTTCGTTACGCATATCGACGCTGGGGGAAGAAGGGCACGACGCCCTTGTTCTTCATCCAGCATTTTCGCGGCGGCATGGATCACTGGGATCCGCTGATGACCGACGGGCTCGCAGAGGGTCGCGAGGTCATTCTGTACAACGGTCGCGGAATCGCCAGTTCGTCAGGAGCCCCTCGGAATCGTTTCGAAGATATGGCCGATGACATCGCATCGGTGATCCGTGCGCTCGGAATCGAAAAGGTCGATATCGTGGGATTCTCTATTGGTGGGTTCCAGGCACAAGAGGTCGCTCTGCGTCACCCGGAACTTGTCCGCAAACTCTTGCTTCTCGGTACGGGTCCGCGCGGCGGTGATCCCTGGATCGATCCTGGAATGGCTGAGATTGCACCCAAGCCTGTGCATAATGCAGAAGATTTTCTCTTCCTGTTCTTCGGCCGTTCGGAGCAGGCCCGAAAGGCCGGTCTGGAGTTTTGGGAACGCCGTCATCAGCGGAAAGATGCCGATCCGCTTAGCTCGCCGGAAGTGGCAGCAGCACAATGGGACGGTTACCAGGCCTATATGGTGCCAATCGGGGGCGACAAGCCCTACGAACATCTGAAAGCTATCAAGCAGCCGACGCTAGTGGTAAACGGCATTGAAGACATCATGATTTCGACAGTCAATTCGTTCTACCTCGGCCAAAACATTCCCGACTCACAAGTTATTTTGTATCCCGACGCGGGCCATGGTTCGCACTTCCAGTACCCGGAGCGCTTCCTGAAACACGCAATCCAGTTCCTGGACGAGTAA
- a CDS encoding DUF3331 domain-containing protein, with translation MTQARLPDARALSLAVRYDSHASQVNATYRSSMTDAPAWRWVVEELALSDGHWNPVKEIQKLERAIPRIGAHSFAECASLSLGLPDAKEAGRGFKRFALVERVEEKTVLLSWAGSTCGRFTDRRWTLCRSTGEFRCAMSGMKISRGEFVYRPAPQRGEVRVEEDVILASVIDSVALDQSTD, from the coding sequence ATGACGCAAGCACGATTACCAGACGCCCGTGCGCTTTCGCTGGCAGTTAGATACGATAGTCACGCGAGCCAGGTGAATGCCACGTATCGTTCGAGCATGACTGACGCGCCCGCGTGGCGTTGGGTTGTTGAGGAACTGGCACTGAGCGACGGTCACTGGAATCCAGTAAAGGAGATTCAAAAACTCGAACGTGCTATCCCTCGGATTGGTGCGCACTCGTTCGCAGAATGTGCTTCGCTATCCTTGGGTCTACCCGACGCCAAGGAAGCGGGACGAGGTTTTAAAAGGTTTGCACTCGTCGAGCGAGTGGAAGAAAAAACCGTGTTGCTCTCTTGGGCCGGATCGACTTGTGGGAGATTCACTGATCGGCGCTGGACGCTTTGTCGAAGTACGGGCGAATTTCGATGCGCCATGAGCGGCATGAAAATAAGCCGCGGCGAGTTCGTATACAGGCCCGCCCCTCAGCGCGGCGAGGTTCGGGTGGAAGAAGACGTCATTCTCGCGTCCGTTATTGATTCCGTGG
- a CDS encoding winged helix-turn-helix transcriptional regulator, whose translation MKQRNNSNCPICYSLDIFGDRWTLLIVRDMVANHKQYYREFLGSDEGISTNILADRLKNLVEHGLVTKEDDPENRSQSVYHPTEKALALGPVLEAIMDWGLKYGPESLTPPPGWQAATAAS comes from the coding sequence ATGAAACAAAGGAATAACAGCAACTGCCCGATTTGCTACTCACTCGATATCTTCGGGGATCGATGGACCTTGCTCATCGTCCGCGACATGGTGGCTAACCACAAGCAGTACTATCGGGAATTTCTGGGTTCGGACGAGGGCATCTCCACGAACATCCTGGCCGATCGACTTAAAAATCTCGTCGAACACGGCCTTGTGACGAAGGAAGACGACCCTGAAAACAGAAGCCAATCGGTCTATCACCCCACGGAAAAGGCCCTGGCGCTAGGACCAGTGCTCGAAGCCATCATGGATTGGGGACTCAAATATGGTCCGGAGTCGTTGACACCGCCCCCAGGATGGCAAGCGGCCACCGCGGCAAGTTAA